A single window of Plasmodium reichenowi strain SY57 chromosome 14, whole genome shotgun sequence DNA harbors:
- a CDS encoding potassium channel produces MKSGLFSMNDIFFLVNSIFKYFLILLNGSHLLKLLYSSKENIHIIEGLLCIITGVILKLSLIYIYCTYFMNIYIIKDYRRKNVLNIFNVNDNYKRNGNVIESDDFEYRKLIKKFFFKKVYYSIKKKHKRIELYMLKIYNSNFNYYFCNIRDMCYTIIWYISLYYWRRDTYNMIWGFNKIPTYIYNMLLILLSTSYIDLVMVIISYNKSKYYLMKSKLLIDIFFSAPCTYLFSKFIFVFEHQIDIYFMMGFLRNIKIFLNVSYVRIEHNSILTNTEIKIIRIVLGVLLLCNAFASTIYTIQAIHPYNLDNGNFNYFLNSYLDYFYFSIISISTVGYGDIFPINKLSKVVCIIFIFWTFIWVPIQFNDLIISIFSKKKTYGKISMNNQKFILLIGDVEPQQLNVFLFESVAQGNKLKFHLLTTYPINIYDEQIKIADHFCISLYIKNFDLNEKENINLLYSINAQNAYYLFLFSNKFHNGHYNIDTKSFTRLLILKKFLHGKKNAVIELRSNCVSNIVRSIGCENFIIVNLKHSLIVKNIKYPGFITLILNLFTAYNYDISSYDFNDIASYPSLKYIGEFNRGSRTKIFSFIVHKNMVGLIFDKLFYKLYESLGIILVGIETNTTNYYINNKKHKNRNSYVDDNFTTMRKNKMKNKKKKSFKFIYLHLLKKYGHTSHYTQKKKKNKYDNIINHHGNKSKMEYSTQLKHNNKTIKIYDEYNTIEAYQNYLNYETINNSLINIYNSDEKKKKYNDVSPTNNILRNYENGKLHIEKRDDFYNNNIVKSRKKGSENKNDEIINVCININSDIKKKYNNNNNNNNNSNNNNNDNDNNNIINDHDNYNIYNNLNSNLKCRCIPNTKKNKAQNVNNVTNNKDNNVSVKRVKTHLQDDNTIDNKKELKCYLNLLGKNYAIRDSDKCVVIANSRKVIKYLSKAKSLFWIFEIKSKKKDNISYDLKSVIKTKQTFNKYFTTNIKKKLPTTSIQNNVYVNKNAHIIAMNYHDLFNTYRISRIFTKNNYNYKRKNSRKKNLFRNLNGEFNETNLYHHCNNTHNIKTTDNKNMEELDKLYFSTKLNRKSNTNIHIHNNNNNNEHYDDEIKTYYFNLTEKNSHLLLNYKRQLKKKNYINTCYSVNKSDESINKIKNMNSDNNNINSNRINSNINNNNNNNNTKLNHTLKNRITFSYMEACEKYFPTENRNNKLLLIINCTCNIIQLIKMFNNKYKYNVIILTDEIPTMNIMDLFKYNVVFIKCKILDDYNLINSGLMNAEYILILPTEAKNINEINEIDMNTIIVTRKITHLLKKKKRTYYINNIITELINPSNVIFLEENKMIKLKDKKSSYDDFFPYVNSSQFYSSNIICETMLYNFMTHHKSFTDFSVCTNTLECLIKFLRIIYICDLSKYYDFSFKKIKTFRDLFYFLSKKNIITIGLYRKGDKKVPFYIYTKPNENCLLRFDDIVYIL; encoded by the coding sequence ATGAAAAGCGGATTATTTTCTATGAAtgacattttttttttagtgaatagtatattcaaatattttcttatctTATTGAACGGATCTCATTTACTAAAATTGTTATATTCCTCAAAGGAAAACATTCACATTATTGAAGGATTATTATGCATAATAACAGGTGTTATATTAAAGCTTTcacttatatatatatactgtacgtattttatgaatatatatataataaaagattATAGAAGAAAGAATGTActgaatatttttaatgttaatgataattataaaagaaacGGGAATGTTATTGAATCTGATGATTTTGAGTATAGaaaattaataaagaagtttttttttaaaaaagtatattatTCAATTAAGAAGAAACATAAAAGAatagaattatatatgttgaagatatataatagtaattttaattattatttttgtaatataagAGATATGTGTTATACAATAATATGGTATATAAGTTTATATTATTGGAGACGagatacatataatatgatatggggatttaataaaatacctacttatatatataatatgttattaaTACTTTTATCTACATCTTATATAGATTTAGTAATGGTTATAATTAGTTATAATAAATcgaaatattatttaatgaaaTCAAAGTTATTAATAGATATCTTTTTTAGTGCACCGTGtacttatttattttcgaaatttatttttgtttttgaACATCaaattgatatatattttatgatgggctttttaagaaatataaaaatttttttgaatgTGTCTTATGTAAGAATAGAACATAATTCCATTCTTACAAATActgaaataaaaattatcaGAATTGTTTTGGgtgttttattattatgtaatgCTTTTGCATCTACTATATATACCATACAAGCAATTCATCCATATAATTTAGATAATGGGAATTTCAATTATTTCCTGAATAGTTATTTagattatttttatttttcaattaTATCCATATCAACAGTTGGATATGGTGATATCTTTCCTATTAACAAATTAAGTAAAGttgtatgtataatttttatattttggACATTCATTTGGGTACCTATACAATTCAATGATTTGATAATTTCAATATTTTCtaagaaaaaaacatatgGAAAAATAAGTATGAATAATCAAAAATTTATTCTTCTCATAGGAGATGTAGAACCACAACAATTAAATGTTTTCTTATTCGAATCAGTAGCACAAggaaataaattaaaatttcATTTGTTAACTACTTATCCGATTAACATTTATGATGAGCAAATCAAAATTGCAGATCATTTTtgtatttctttatatataaaaaatttcgatttaaatgaaaaggaaaatattaatttattatacaGTATTAATGCACAAAATgcttattatttatttctcTTTTCTAATAAGTTCCATAACGGGcattataatatagataCTAAATCATTTACCAGATTAttaatattgaaaaaatttttacatggaaaaaaaaatgctGTTATAGAATTAAGAAGTAATTGTGTATCAAATATTGTAAGATCTATTGGATGtgaaaattttattatagtTAATTTGAAACATTCCTTAATTGttaagaatataaaatatccAGGTTTTATTACActaattttaaatttatttacagcatataattatgatatatcTTCATATGATTTTAATGATATTGCTTCCTATCCATCACTCAAATATATTGGTGAATTTAATAGAGGTTCTAGGactaaaatattttcatttattgtacataaaaatatggttggattaatatttgataaattattttataagtTATATGAATCTCTTGGTATTATACTTGTAGGTATAGAAACCAATACAACaaattattacataaataataagaagCACAAGAATAGAAATAGTTATGTGGATGATAACTTCACTACAATgagaaaaaacaaaatgaagaacaaaaaaaagaaaagttttaaatttatttatttacatttgttaaaaaaatatgggCATACAAGTCATTATAcacaaaagaaaaagaaaaacaaatatgataatattataaatcaTCATGgaaataaatcaaaaatGGAATACTCTACACAATTAAAGCATAATAATAAGACcataaaaatttatgatgaatataatacaatTGAGGCATATCAAAATTATCTCAATTATGAAACTATTAATAATAGTctcattaatatatacaatagtgatgaaaaaaaaaaaaaatataatgatgtTTCCCCTACTAATAATATCTTAAGGAATTATGAAAATGGGAAATTACATATTGAAAAGAGAGatgatttttataataataatatagttAAGAGTAGGAAAAAAGGAAGcgaaaataaaaatgacgaaattataaatgtatgtataaatataaatagtgatataaaaaaaaaatacaacaacaacaacaacaacaataataatagtaataataataataatgataatgataataataatattataaatgatcatgataattataatatatataacaatttaAATAGTAATCTTAAATGTCGATGCATACCAAAcaccaaaaaaaataaagcacaaaatgttaataatgtaacaaataataaagacAATAATGTTTCCGTCAAAAGAGTTAAAACACATTTACAAGATGATAATACAattgataataaaaaggaattAAAATGCTACTTAAATTTATTGGGTAAGAATTATGCCATTAGAGATAGTGATAAATGTGTAGTTATTGCAAATTCTAGGAAGgttataaaatatttgtcCAAAGCTAAAAGTCTCTTTTGGATAtttgaaataaaaagtaaGAAAAAAGATAACATTTCCTATGATTTAAAATCtgttataaaaacaaagcaaacatttaataaatattttactacaaatattaaaaaaaaattaccAACAACATCTATTCAAAATAATGTTtatgttaataaaaatgcACACATTATCGCAATGAATTATCATGATTTATTTAACACTTATAGAATATCAAGAATATTTACCAAAAacaattataattataaaagaaaaaattcgaggaaaaaaaatttatttagAAATCTCAATGGTGAATTTAATGAAAcaaatttatatcatcattgTAATAACACgcataatataaaaactactgataataaaaatatggaaGAATTAGACAaactttatttttcaaCAAAGTTAAACAGAAAATCAAATACaaatattcatattcataataataataataataatgaacaTTACGATGATGAGATAAAAACCTACTATTTCAATTTaacagaaaaaaatagCCATTTACTTTTGAATTATAAAAGgcaattaaaaaagaaaaattacATAAACACATGCTACAGCGTGAATAAATCTGATGAAAgtataaacaaaattaaGAATATGAACAGtgataataacaatattaatagtaatCGTATCAATAGTAATatcaataataataataataataataataccaAATTAAATCatacattaaaaaatagaaTTACATTTTCTTATATGGAAGCATGTGAAAAGTATTTTCCTACGGAAAATCggaataataaattattattaattattaattgtacatgtaatataatacaacTAATCAAAATGtttaataacaaatataaatataacgttattatattaacaGATGAAATTCCAACTATGAATATAATGgatttatttaaatataatgttgtatttataaaatgtaaaatcttagatgattataatttaataaattccGGTTTAATGAATGcagaatatatattaatacttCCTACAGAAgcaaaaaatataaatgaaataaatgaaatagATATGAATACGATTATTGTAACTAGGAAAATTACTCATTTgttgaaaaagaaaaaaagaacatattatataaataatatcattactgaattaataaatccttctaatgttatttttcttgaggaaaataaaatgatcAAATTAAAAGACAAAAAATCATCTTATGATGATTTTTTCCCTTATGTAAATTCTTCTCAATTTTATTCaagtaatattatttgtgaaactatgttatataattttatgaCGCACCATAAAAGTTTCACAGATTTTTCAGTGTGTACTAATACTTTGGAATGCCtcattaaatttttaagaATAATCTATATTTGCGATTTGagtaaatattatgatttttcttttaaaaaaattaaaaccTTTCGTGaccttttttatttcttatccaaaaaaaatataataactaTTGGTTTATATAGAAAGGGGGATAAGAAGGTTCCtttctatatttatacCAAACCTAATGAAAACTGTTTATTACGATTTGATGATAtagtttatatattgtga
- a CDS encoding hypothetical protein (conserved Plasmodium protein, unknown function), with amino-acid sequence MIRKRKSKIGDNEQEDGKNEEGEEAMEGLFLYNKKDSAIKSIEEVYENEEKNQNNESSTNKGITGNYNMDKMEDRIYHENEEGSINNEYDDSVEARKLNTLQKLIMENNNTDEMKSKTIDELFDKYDKEIQSLIENFELLKFSQLFKNPFGPNISRDERIVRIFYYSGFSFLPYLGWVIASIYASFCKEKYKKNIVSIRIICSIQCALIGFIILLIIAIINWNNEQAMLCKYEGISFKKELIKDSKYNIVFFGPRSTDEWMGSVLAKISKDLNFNVYTISYPNLKNQIIKRKKNVFLKDAFSCARLKLSNVILFSFQIESALNFTIPFLEKNEILGFLSFSKKFPKSTPTIQVKEKGNIIYFAPVEKNLYDVYISLTLRLCQNKNRQKYNIMYIVHHSFDKYQIRCSKKLADDYSINVNNFNFNTIGDEEKGTKYIDADFNEVIDDFYQFLVFIRDIISQNNLEFYRKMLCNNIMCESKGAICAL; translated from the exons atgattAGGAAAAGGAAATCTAAAATTGGAGATAATGAACAAGAGGATGgtaaaaatgaagaaggAGAAGAAGCTATGGAAGGgctatttttatataataaaaaagattCAGCAATTAAAAGTATAGAAGAAGTATATGAAAACGAGGagaaaaatcaaaataatgaatCTTCAACAAATAAAGGTATAACGggaaattataatatggaTAAAATGGAAGATAGAATATATCatgaaaatgaagaaggatctataaataatgaatacGATGATTCTGTAGAAGCAAGAAAATTAAATACACtacaaaaattaattatggaaaataataatacagATGAAATGAAATCTAAAACTATCGATGAGCTATttgataaatatgataagGAGATTCAAAGCTTAATAGAAAATTTCGAACTCCTAAAGTTCTCACAATTATTCAAAAATCCATTCGGCCCCAATATAAGTAGAGATGAAAgaat agttcgaattttttattattcaggattttcatttttacCATACTTAGGATGGGTTATag CTTCCATTTATGCATCTTTTTGcaaggaaaaatataaaaaaaatatagtgTCG ATTCGAATTATTTGTTCTATTCAATGTGCATTAATTGGATTTATTATTCTACTAATAATCGCAATAATTAATT GGAATAATGAACAAGCAATGTTATGCAAATATGAAGGtatttcatttaaaaagg aattaataaaagatagcaaatataatattgttttCTTTGGTCCTAGAAGCACAGATGAGTGGATGGGTTCTGTCTTAGCAAAAA TTTCAAAGGATCTTAATTTTAACGTATACACAATTAGCTATCCAAATCTTAAgaatcaaataataaaaagaaagaaaaacGTATTTTTGAAAGATGCCTTTTCTTGTGCAAGATTAAAATTATCAAATGTTATCTTATTCTCCTTTCAAATAGAGAGCGCATTAAATTTTACCATACCTTTTCTTGAA aaaaatgaaatacTTGGCTTTTTAAGTTTTTCTAAGAAATTCCCAAAAAgt ACACCTACGATACAAGTTAAggaaaaaggaaatataatttattttgccccagtagaaaaaaatttatatgatgtttatatttctcTCACTTTGAGGCTGTGCCAAAATAAAAATCGGCAGAAATACAACATTATGTATATAGTACACCACAGCTTTGACAAATATCAAATAAGATGTTCA aAAAAGTTAGCAGATGACTATAGcataaatgtaaataatttcAATTTTAATACTATCGGTGATGAAGAAAAAGgtacaaaatatattgatgCTGATTTTAATGAAGTTATAGATGATTTTTATCAGTTCCTTGTTTTTATTAGAGATATTATTTCTCAGAATAATTTAGAATTTTATAGAAAAATGTTGTGTAATAATATCATGTGTGAATCAAAAGGAGCAATATGTGCTTtgtaa
- a CDS encoding plasmepsin VIII, whose amino-acid sequence MNILFCLFVITNLYNIIAVKAFKENLRVSKYYAGGKHKLNLENKYIGISTIVLKGGYINRQFIGEINIGNPPQTFKVLFDTGSTNLWIPSKNCFTRACYNKRKYDHKISKNYKLVKKKDPVEILFGTGEIHIAYVTDDIHLGDIKVKNQEFGLASYISDDPFSDMQFDGLFGLGISDDKKKKQLIYDSIPKNILEKNMFAIYYPKNVDEDGAITFGGYDKKFIRENSSIEWFDVTSSKYWAIQMKGLKINGVFLDVCSKNHEGFCQAVIDTGTSSIAGPKEDLILLSRLLNPGKNCQKRISLKNFSFIFIDEKRREREYELTPKDYIVNSFRIDPVLRSPCNFAFMPINISSSNGYLYILGQIFLQKYYAIFEKDNMKIGLAKSI is encoded by the exons atgaatatattgttttgtttatttGTCATTACAAATTTGTACAATATCATTGCCGTTAAAGcttttaaagaaaatttaaGAGTGTCCAAATATTATGCTGGAG GAAAacataaattaaatttgGAAAATAAGTATATAGGTATTTCTACAATAGTATTAAAAGGGGGTTATATCAATAGAca ATTTATTGGGGAAATAAATATTGGAAATCCTCCACAAACATTTAAAGTTCTTTTTGATACTG GAAGTACAAATTTATGGATTCCATCAAAAAATTGTTTCACAAGAGCGTGTTATAATAAACGAAAATATGATCATAAAATTTCCAAGAATTATAAATTggttaaaaaaaaagatcCTGTGGAAATTTTATTTGGAACCGGGGAAATACATATTGCTTATGTAACGGATGATATTCATTTAGGGGATATTaa AGTTAAAAATCAAGAATTTGGTTTAGCTAGTTATATATCAGATGATCCCTTTTCTGATATGC AATTTGATGGCTTATTTGGCTTAGGCATTTCAGATgacaaaaagaaaaaacaacTAATTTATGATAGCATTcctaaaaatatattagaaaaaaatatgtttgCAATTTATTATCCCAAAAATGTAGATGAAGATGGTGCCATCACCTTTGGAGGTTACGACAAAAA ATTTATAAGAGAAAATTCAAGTATTGAATGGTTTGACGTAACTTCTTCAAAATATTGGGCTATTCAAATG AAGggtttaaaaataaatggTGTCTTTCTTGATGTATGTTCAAAAAATCATG AAGGATTTTGTCAGGCTGTAATTGATACAGGAACATCAAGCATAGCTGGGCCAAAAGAAG ATCTAATATTGTTAAGCCGATTGTTAAATCCCGGAAAAAATTGTCAAAAAAGGAtttcattaaaaaatttttctttcatttttattgaTGAGAAaa GAAGAGAAAGAGAATACGAATTAACACCCAAGGATTATATTGTAAATTCATTTAGAATAGACCCTGTTTTAAGATCCCCATGCAATTTTGCGTTCATGCcaattaatatttcatcTTCAAATGGATATctatat aTACTTGGTCAAATATTcttacaaaaatattacgcaatatttgaaaaggacaatatgaaaatag GTTTAGCGAAGtccatataa
- a CDS encoding hypothetical protein (conserved Plasmodium protein, unknown function), whose translation MVNLSNIQLLRWNTSWTYKLKRYHMSPRWNVSKWLVKEEYKSQKFTKPFYLTKWGNFKTCQQVQLLPTTGGAYNKFCDMNKLHENNNRKK comes from the exons atggTTAATTTAAGTAACATACAATTATTAAGATGGAACACTTCATGGACATATAA ATTAAAGAGATATCACATGTCACCAAGATGGAATGTTAGTAAATGGTTGGTGAAAGAGGAATATAAATCCCAAAAATTTACTAAACCATTTTATTTAACAAAATGGGGAAATTTTAAAACATGCCAACAAGTTCAATTATTACCAACTACTGGTGGAGCTTATAACAAATTTTGCGATATGAACAAACTTCATGAAAACAACaacagaaaaaaataa